A window from Schistocerca americana isolate TAMUIC-IGC-003095 unplaced genomic scaffold, iqSchAmer2.1 HiC_scaffold_54, whole genome shotgun sequence encodes these proteins:
- the LOC124586121 gene encoding uncharacterized protein LOC124586121, with protein MVYKCCVPRCRGNYGTGPKVMFSFPKDANLRWKWLSAIHRDNFQPTEHTKVCELHFTESDICRHTECYGEVKGTKLTVKLSRPRLREGAVPSVLAGCPSCLSTPSTSSRESAEERRARLDNEHLLQAIKDSIVTKTEYDSRKLFSTFEAFLQCLERETIPSEWTIVRRSDCVLFLLLTVLPAPSVSVSVVVTNDLQLSAYRSNTEIRKIGSRKIPHKLSNINDLFTVLDKVKELVSAKENSLKSQCLLIQDILNDMCSSVDEEKQKQIQFLSEQVKLLCSCEENYRFNPHFSVFCCILHSISSCL; from the exons ATGGTTTACAAATGTTGTGTGCCAAGGTGTCGTGGGAATTACGGAACTGGACCGAAAGTAATGTTTTCCTTTCCGAAAGATGCGAATCTGCGTTGGAAATGGCTTTCAGCGATTCATCGGGACAATTTCCAACCCACTGAGCACACGAAG GTTTGTGAACTTCATTTCACCGAATCTGACATCTGCCGGCATACGGAATGTTATGGTGAAGTGAAAGGCACAAAGCTTACTGTCAAGCTTTCAAGACCGAGGCTTAGAGAGGGTGCTGTCCCATCAGTGTTAGCAGGCTGCCCAAGCTGTTTGTCTACTCCATCCACCAGCTCTCGAGAAAGTGCAGAGGAAAGGAGAGCTAGATTGGACAATGAACATCTTCTACAAGCAATTAAAGACAGTATAGTAACCAAAACAGAGTATGATTCGAGGAAGTTATTTTCTACTTTTGAAGCATTTCTGCAGTGCCTGGAAAGAGAAACCATTCCCAGTGAATGGACCATTGTTAGGAGAAGTGACTGTGTCCTATTTCTATTGCTTACTGTATTGCCTGCTCCATCTGTGTCTGTATCTGTTGTAGTGACAAATGATTTGCAGTTGTCTGCCTATCGAAGTAACACTGAGATAAGAAAGATAGGCAGTAGAAAAATACCACACAAACTTTCAAATATAAATGATTTGTTTACAGTattagacaaagtgaaggaattagtcagtgcaaaagaaaattcattaaaaagCCAGTGCCTTCTTATACAGGACATTTTAAATGACATGTGCAGTTCTGtagatgaagaaaaacagaaacaaattcaaTTCTTAAGTGAGCAAGTTAAGTTGCTATGTAGCTGTGAGGAAAACTATAGGTTTAATCCtcacttttctgtattttgttgtatcCTGCATTCTATCTCCTCATGCCTATAA